ACTCACCAGGTGGCTCGGTTTATGCTGGTTTAGGTATTTACGATACCATGCAATATATACAGCCAGATGTAGCTACAATCTGTACTGGTATGGCCGCATCAATGGGTGCAGTTTTATTGGTAGCAGGTGCAAAAGGAAAACGTGCTGCATTGCCTCACTCAAGGGTAATGATCCACCAACCATCTGGCGGTGCACAAGGTGTGGCATCCGATATGGAGATCAACTTGAGAGAGATGTTGAAATTGAAAAAAGAATTATACGATATTATTTCAGAGCACTCTGGCCAAACATACGATTGGGTAGAGAAAGCTTCAGATCGCGATTACTGGATGACAGCTGACGAGGCAAAAGGATTTGGTATGGTTGATGAGGTGTTATCGAGAAACGCAAAAAAAGATGGCGAAACAAAATAAAGAATCCCGTTGTTCATTCTGCCATTCTGGCAAGCATGAAACGTTAATGTTGATTGAAGGTATGGATGCATTTATCTGCGATAAATGTGTAACCCAGGCCAATCAATTGCTTGCGCAAGAATTAGGGACCAAAGGGACGAAAAATATTCAAGAGGCGATAAACTTATTAAAACCTCTTGAAATTAAACAACATCTTGATCAGTATGTTATTGGTCAGGATGATGCAAAAAAGGTATTATCTGTTGCCGTTTACA
The nucleotide sequence above comes from Pedobacter riviphilus. Encoded proteins:
- the clpP gene encoding ATP-dependent Clp endopeptidase proteolytic subunit ClpP codes for the protein MNIDSQEFRKFAVKHQGIGGLHVDKFIAQANLNPKSMTPYIIEERQLNVAQMDVFSRLMMDRIIFLGDAIYDQNANIIQAQLLFLQSTDADRDIQIYINSPGGSVYAGLGIYDTMQYIQPDVATICTGMAASMGAVLLVAGAKGKRAALPHSRVMIHQPSGGAQGVASDMEINLREMLKLKKELYDIISEHSGQTYDWVEKASDRDYWMTADEAKGFGMVDEVLSRNAKKDGETK